The DNA window ATTCAAGAGCCgattttaaaaatgttctcAATATTTTGGCTACAAGAGATGAGTGCTTAGTTCAATAACAAATtcataaataacaaatataaagGCTATAGCTATACACGAGATTTTGGTTCTTTATAAGAAAACTTTGTAACTAGAACTTTGTTTCACTTTGGCTTCACTTCCTTTATTTCCCTTCGTTGTTTGTGCACGTTCGTTTCATTGTCCAAATTAGTTGGCCGACTTCATCATTGTTTTCATCTCGTTGCGCACACAGTACTTGAAAGCATCCCAGCCCTCCGACTTGGCCACGGACTGTAAGGCAATACGTTTGGGATTAGTAGTGGTCAGGATTTTGGAGATCATTGTGAAAATGAAAGAGGAGGGGAGGCACAAAAGTGATGATAAGCAGCAAGAAAGCAAAGACTTTGTGGGTTCCTTCGACCACTGACCTCTTCTCCATTCGGTTGGACTACCTCAATGGCAACCATTAGACGCTCACCGGGGTCTACGACATCTTGCTAGGGGAAAAAAGTACAACTCATTGCTAATCAGCTGATGCTGGACTTTTAACCTGGACAAAAAAGCCCAGTTCGCGGCACAGTTCGTTGTTAGACATGTGGTGAGTCACAAAAAACAGACCTTCGACGAGCAATGCGATCTAAATGATATGGTTCCATATGGGTCTCAAAATAAACAACGCTTTcaataaacttaaaataaatcTTAATAGTTAAAACGGCTGTCCTTTACATTTCAATGATGTTTTGTGGGACATACAAGgtgcaacaaataaaaaaccaattcTGTGTATATTTCAGGGTTTAATGGTTATATGGCCAATtcaaattaaagcaaattttAATCATAATAAATGTCATTGAATCGAGTTAATATctttaaaactaaattataaGTTAGAGCTTAAAGCAAAAAAACGCTTACAGGCGAGACAAAAACGAAATGAACACAGACATTCAATGGGACAAAAGCGGCAAACAGAACGAGGTATTCATTAAATgacttaaaataaattaagttaaaCTAAATAATCAGTAATCAGTGCCAAAGCGCATCGCTGTCTATGAAGTAATCCAGGTGGCGGCACACCCGATGTCGCCAGGCGACAAACAGCGGATAATCGGGCTCATCATAGGCGTCCAGAGCTTCGTTGTAATCAAAGAAACGACCACTTACTTTGAAGCCGCGATGCAGGCGATCCTTCATGATGGCAATGAACTCCTTGTAGGACAGCAGGCCATCGCCATCCGCGTCGAAGATGGCGAACACGGTATCGATCAAGTGGGGACTGAGCTTATAGCCGGTGCAGATCTTCACAGCGCGTGAGAATTCATCTACAAATTCgagatatatgtatttaatatttatatcaaCTATGATAATCTACTCACCCTTTGAAATGGCCCTATCCGCCAGCGTATACATGCGCATGGCGATCGTGAAGTCATCCAGATTGTTGAGGAAGTGACAAAAGTCGCGGAAATCGTGAAAGGATATGCCCTTCTCATCCTTGACCCGCTCGAGCAGGCGCTCCAGGAAGACATCATACTCGTCGGTGGCCAAGTACGTGTACCGCAGCAGGATTTTGGCAAAGTCCAGCTCGCTGATGACGCTGTTGCCCTTGGAGAACTCGTGGAACTCCAGCTCGAGCACCTCCGTCTGCAGGTTGTCCATGAAGCGGTAGAAGTTATCGTAGTTGATCACCCCAGTGCCCCGCTTGCCGAAAAAGTGCAGCTGCAGGGTGGTGGGCACCATGTGGCGTCGCTGCAGACCCTCGCCATCGTTCACATAGTTCTGCTGGAAGGCATTCAACGTAGTGCGGATTAGTGACTCTTCGAGGTGGATCACCCATTAGTTAGTTACACCAGGCTCATGCTTGGGACTCGGGATGACCTTACCTCGAGGGGAGTGGGCGTTGCGAGCTCCTCTTCCGGCTCTTGCTCGCCGTGCTTCTCCTTCCAAGCGCCACTGAAAATGCGCTCCATCTGGGATTTTATTTACATGCCAGTTTCGGGGTACGGGTTTTTGTTTGTGCAGGATTGGGGGTTAGGTGGGAGAGAAGAGAAGTTAGGTGGTTTAGTACGGGTCAACGCAGTGGTGGAGCGTTTCTAGGGTGTAGGCCTGTTTTCGATACCAAAAAACAAAGCGACAGGAACAAAActcaacaaaacaaaagcttgtaacgtaaataaaaatagtaaCTAAATAACTCTTAGATAGTAATACTAAATGGTCTAAAGAACAAAAGCAAAGCCACTAGGGTAACGTATCCGTCGTAAAGAGAACAAAACACAACGCAACTTAGCGTAGCTTCTACAATATGCTCCTGGCACATGTCGAGTTCTGTACAATTTGAGCGGAGTTTTCGCGAAGCAAAGCCAATACTTTTTGGGAACTCTGGTGGCTAACACTTACTAGACCCCTCTTCGCCTGAGGCACTGCCATGGGTTTCGTCATTTCGCTTTGCTCATCGTAGGACACTAAACGCGAGAGCTGCCATCGAAATCGTTATCCCAACGATTTGTGACCCCGttcacaaattaaataaattatgtaaAAATCAGAAGACGTAAATTGAATTGTAAAAAAACTAAGGGGTAAGTGTGTTGTTTGTGCAGCTTACTTCAGTGCCCTAGGGCCAGCTATTTCGAATGAGTTGTCGTTATTCATAAATTATACGATTAAATTATGGCTTAACTTAATAAATGAAATGCTTACAATTCGCTTGGTTTGTGGATCGACATTTTGAGTGTCTTTTAAAGCGCCGGCCAAAATGGAAATTATctaataataaacatttttcgaaaattatattaaatcataagcaaacaaaatcaattcgAGGATCCCATAGGAATTATGAGCATATGATGGGCACACAGATTCCCTATTTACCACTAGAAACTCGTCCTTGTCAACGCGCTGATTTCCATCCGTGTCGAACATGTTGAAGGCAATGCGGAATCCAGATTTGGGCTCTAAAAGGAATCGAAACTTTAGTAGAATCCACCTTAATTCCGTTGTACCACTTACTTGTTAGAATGGagagcaaaaacaaatattccGTGTAGGAGACAATGcctgaaaggaaaattaatagtCTACATTAACATTATCGTACagatttatttgaaaaatggAAATCGTCGAGATTCTTATCAATACAAAATAGTACGTAAGCATTTGTAATAGTACACCAAtccataaattaatttaaagtgCTGCCGTTATCAGATCTTGTCtgctaattgaatttattgaaaTGGCCAGGTAAACAAACATAACTGCTTGGATATTCTAATTTATTCGAAAGCGTATGATAAGTGACTTGATTCTGTGCAGAAAACAACTAAAATTATCCCAGTTAAAGTGATATATTTGTAAGATTTTCTTAAAATACTATCTAAATTGATtgaaatgtataaataattgCAATTGTCGTATTCTTATAATCATTCATTGGATATAAAATGGaatacaatttcaatttattattttaaatcttatttaaaatatttataaacatttagCAATATATAAGATATCTTACCCTTGTCCCTTAGGTTGCGAAACAGACGAGTGGAACCCTTCTTCAAAGCAGGCGTGTTCTCCTTGTATTTATCCACCTCATCGCTGGACAACTGGCGTCGTTTCAAGCGAGCTGCAGTATGAATTAGGATTTTGAAGATACCAAGTAATTAGATCATCCCACTTACGTCTGGGTTCCTGCTCCACAACGGAGTCTAGGAAGTCCTGCGGTGTCATGTAGAGCTGGTCATCGTACTCCACGGATGCAAACTTGATGAAGCGGCGCTCGCGGGCCGTCAGTTTCACGTTCTCCAGCTCGCTATCGTCGCGCTGCGGGATCGAAGATGGAGGATGTGTTGGAAGAGATTAATCAGGCCATCGATGGATGGTAACTTAATATGCCGCTGTGCGTATTTGGTGGGGACCATTATTGAAATAAATCAGCGAACGAACGATTGGATCGCGGGCAGACGAATTTCCGCCTGTTGGTTGGTCACAAAGGCAAACCGACGCGGACAAAAAAAAGCTGGGCCAGAAATCTTGAGTCTGGACGGGTTTGATCTGGTGACGTTTTGATTAATGCCCGGCCATGGCACCTCGCACCGCGATCAGAAATATTAATTTGATCCGGTTTGCGCCGTACATCGAGAATTACATGTATGATCTGCATTTAATTCGAAATGCGAATTTTTGACTGGCGGCCAGGCAGGATTATTCCCACGTTGGTCATTTGGCAAATAAAGTGTTTAATTGATTTGAGAACATGTTGTGACCGGTGATCCGCCATAAATCTGACATTTAATGCCACCCACAACCGGCAATCATTTTTCCCGCATTCTCGTAGACAGGGCGAATGACtcaattgtattttattagtGGTGCAAAGACAACTCCCAGGCCATAACTCTCGATCTGGGGACACAGCAGAAACCCTGCCTGCCTCCCTATTGCCTGTTCCCAAAAAATTGGATCCGAACAAAGGCCACTTTGAATGTTAGACATGTGCAGTCAGCCAGAgtgggccacgcccactcccacGCCCTAAGAAATCTCGAGGGGCTGGGGACAATTCCTCATAAAAGCAAAGCTGACATCATTCTGACTGCAGCAGAGGCTACAGTAGTTCGGTTTATAATTGAATGTGAATAAATTAATTGTCCTAAAAATTTCAATCTGGCGCTGAAGGAAAAGGAGTTAAGGATATTGAAACAGTTGGCTGAGAGATATTAGTAACGCCTTGTGGTTTGAGTAAGTAAACTGCATAGTTTGAGTAAAGGAGTTTACTATTTCGTTACTTTTACTTGAAAATCGAATTCTTAGTTAGAATAGACTGATATAGAATAAATAGATTTATAGATGATATATAGAATAGACTGATATTTGACCAAACAAAACCACTGTGCTGGAACCCTGCGCCCAGAACAAGGAGATTCGAAGTGGCTGCAGGCGCTGGATTTATAGGCAACAATTAAACCtcattcatcatcatcaggcGCAGTTGTCATAACACATGTCAGGGCCAGGCCAACACCACAAccgaaaccaaaccaaaatccGAAACCAGGTCCCAAACTCCGGCTCATACTGCAACTGAAATGGAAGCCACGCCCGCGTCTGGCATTGGGCATTATGGCTGCCTCCGATATTGGTGGGTGTATCAAATCGGCAACCAGATCGATTGATAGATAAATTTTCAGTAACTGGCATTCTGTCAGCGTTCGGGGGAGTATCATTTGACGCCTGCAGGTGCGTGGGCGTTCCGGAGTCGGACTAACTAATTTGCCACTTAATCATGCTAGTTTCAAGGTGTGTGGCACTGGCGCTGGAATTCAATCCAAATGGCTGCAGCCTTGGGAGCTTACATATTTTCCGATGCCAAGATATGCAAATCATAGATGAAGATTAGCCATCGGGGGAGAGGATGTACTTAATGTACTTAAGGAATTTGGAAGAGTGCATGATGAAGATGGGAGATAATCGATCATTTATATTGAATTACATGAACCTATTAAACTATAGAATATTTTTGTACCTTGTAGCGCCGCTAAACAAAAAGTTATGGGTTACTCCCAACCTTTTAGGTGTAATCCCTGATAGGCACTTGCCGAAAATCCccatgtaaatatttatacttcACACCCTGAATCACTCGCAGCGAAATGCTTATCAGCCTGCCACTCAAGTCAAcatgttttccattttttttagGTCTACCTCCAGAGACAATGTCAACAGGTTGACAAATAGTTGTAGCTGTTGCTATTTCATTGAACTTGGACACGCACGACAACGAAGCTCAATTTACATCATTGATAACGACCCTGAACTGAATTTGTTGGtctcttgttgttgtttttgatttgtaaTCAATCAGAATGCATGTGTATTTAATACATTTGATGGGCTAGTTAAACGCCTATTTGGtagtaaaaacaataatagTGCAGCGAATGAGCGGAGCACAACAAAACGCTGCAAAACAGCTGATAAGATATCACTTCCGTTGCGTTACGTAGTAACGTAGTGTTGTGACGTAGTCACTGACATGCCACAAGCTAAAAATAGCTGCGCAGGTCTTTTTTCCATCCAATTATTGACTTTTCCACACCAAACAATTGGCACACTTGTTAACGCTTCCCACGCTATTAATTTACCATGCGCCTTTTTAGGCTAACTGCATTCACAGGGTTTTCCGCGGACCGTAGTTTAATGAAAGCCGCCAGGGCG is part of the Drosophila sechellia strain sech25 chromosome 3R, ASM438219v1, whole genome shotgun sequence genome and encodes:
- the LOC6619035 gene encoding calcium uptake protein 3, mitochondrial isoform X10, producing the protein MAGIVARLTVKNGTIIAQRSSVVVGVGRSARFSSSTSQMGGIPGHKTRRLLTFVGGSAVSMAALAAFIKLRSAENPVNAVSLKRRMRDDSELENVKLTARERRFIKFASVEYDDQLYMTPQDFLDSVVEQEPRPRLKRRQLSSDEVDKYKENTPALKKGSTRLFRNLRDKGIVSYTEYLFLLSILTKPKSGFRIAFNMFDTDGNQRVDKDEFLVIISILAGALKDTQNVDPQTKRIMERIFSGAWKEKHGEQEPEEELATPTPLENYVNDGEGLQRRHMVPTTLQLHFFGKRGTGVINYDNFYRFMDNLQTEVLELEFHEFSKGNSVISELDFAKILLRYTYLATDEYDVFLERLLERVKDEKGISFHDFRDFCHFLNNLDDFTIAMRMYTLADRAISKDEFSRAVKICTGYKLSPHLIDTVFAIFDADGDGLLSYKEFIAIMKDRLHRGFKVSGRFFDYNEALDAYDEPDYPLFVAWRHRVCRHLDYFIDSDALWH
- the LOC6619035 gene encoding calcium uptake protein 3, mitochondrial isoform X2, which produces MAGIVARLTVKNGTIIAQRSSVVVGVGRSARFSSSTSQMGGIPGHKTRRLLTFVGGSAVSMAALAAFIKLRSAENPVNAVSLKRRMRDDSELENVKLTARERRFIKFASVEYDDQLYMTPQDFLDSVVEQEPRPRLKRRQLSSDEVDKYKENTPALKKGSTRLFRNLRDKGIVSYTEYLFLLSILTKPKSGFRIAFNMFDTDGNQRVDKDEFLVIISILAGALKDTQNVDPQTKRILSRLVSYDEQSEMTKPMAVPQAKRGLMERIFSGAWKEKHGEQEPEEELATPTPLENYVNDGEGLQRRHMVPTTLQLHFFGKRGTGVINYDNFYRFMDNLQTEVLELEFHEFSKGNSVISELDFAKILLRYTYLATDEYDVFLERLLERVKDEKGISFHDFRDFCHFLNNLDDFTIAMRMYTLADRAISKDEFSRAVKICTGYKLSPHLIDTVFAIFDADGDGLLSYKEFIAIMKDRLHRGFKQDVVDPGERLMVAIEVVQPNGEEVSGRRNPQSLCFLAAYHHFCASPPLSFSQ
- the LOC6619035 gene encoding calcium uptake protein 3, mitochondrial isoform X14, with amino-acid sequence MAGIVARLTVKNGTIIAQRSSVVVGVGRSARFSSSTSQMGGIPGHKTRRLLTFVGGSAVSMAALAAFIKLRSAENPVNAVSLKRRMRDDSELENVKLTARERRFIKFASVEYDDQLYMTPQDFLDSVVEQEPRPRLKRRQLSSDEVDKYKENTPALKKGSTRLFRNLRDKGIVSYTEYLFLLSILTKPKSGFRIAFNMFDTDGNQRVDKDEFLVIISILAGALKDTQNVDPQTKRILSRLVSYDEQSEMTKPMAVPQAKRGLNYVNDGEGLQRRHMVPTTLQLHFFGKRGTGVINYDNFYRFMDNLQTEVLELEFHEFSKGNSVISELDFAKILLRYTYLATDEYDVFLERLLERVKDEKGISFHDFRDFCHFLNNLDDFTIAMRMYTLADRAISKDEFSRAVKICTGYKLSPHLIDTVFAIFDADGDGLLSYKEFIAIMKDRLHRGFKSVAKSEGWDAFKYCVRNEMKTMMKSAN
- the LOC6619035 gene encoding calcium uptake protein 3, mitochondrial isoform X13, which produces MAGIVARLTVKNGTIIAQRSSVVVGVGRSARFSSSTSQMGGIPGHKTRRLLTFVGGSAVSMAALAAFIKLRSAENPVNAVSLKRRMRDDSELENVKLTARERRFIKFASVEYDDQLYMTPQDFLDSVVEQEPRPRLKRRQLSSDEVDKYKENTPALKKGSTRLFRNLRDKGIVSYTEYLFLLSILTKPKSGFRIAFNMFDTDGNQRVDKDEFLVIISILAGALKDTQNVDPQTKRIMERIFSGAWKEKHGEQEPEEELATPTPLENYVNDGEGLQRRHMVPTTLQLHFFGKRGTGVINYDNFYRFMDNLQTEVLELEFHEFSKGNSVISELDFAKILLRYTYLATDEYDVFLERLLERVKDEKGISFHDFRDFCHFLNNLDDFTIAMRMYTLADRAISKDEFSRAVKICTGYKLSPHLIDTVFAIFDADGDGLLSYKEFIAIMKDRLHRGFKSVAKSEGWDAFKYCVRNEMKTMMKSAN
- the LOC6619035 gene encoding calcium uptake protein 3, mitochondrial isoform X1 — encoded protein: MAGIVARLTVKNGTIIAQRSSVVVGVGRSARFSSSTSQMGGIPGHKTRRLLTFVGGSAVSMAALAAFIKLRSAENPVNAVSLKRRMRDDSELENVKLTARERRFIKFASVEYDDQLYMTPQDFLDSVVEQEPRPRLKRRQLSSDEVDKYKENTPALKKGSTRLFRNLRDKGIVSYTEYLFLLSILTKPKSGFRIAFNMFDTDGNQRVDKDEFLVIISILAGALKDTQNVDPQTKRILSRLVSYDEQSEMTKPMAVPQAKRGLMERIFSGAWKEKHGEQEPEEELATPTPLEQNYVNDGEGLQRRHMVPTTLQLHFFGKRGTGVINYDNFYRFMDNLQTEVLELEFHEFSKGNSVISELDFAKILLRYTYLATDEYDVFLERLLERVKDEKGISFHDFRDFCHFLNNLDDFTIAMRMYTLADRAISKDEFSRAVKICTGYKLSPHLIDTVFAIFDADGDGLLSYKEFIAIMKDRLHRGFKQDVVDPGERLMVAIEVVQPNGEEVSGRRNPQSLCFLAAYHHFCASPPLSFSQ
- the LOC6619035 gene encoding calcium uptake protein 3, mitochondrial isoform X3 translates to MAGIVARLTVKNGTIIAQRSSVVVGVGRSARFSSSTSQMGGIPGHKTRRLLTFVGGSAVSMAALAAFIKLRSAENPVNAVSLKRRMRDDSELENVKLTARERRFIKFASVEYDDQLYMTPQDFLDSVVEQEPRPRLKRRQLSSDEVDKYKENTPALKKGSTRLFRNLRDKGIVSYTEYLFLLSILTKPKSGFRIAFNMFDTDGNQRVDKDEFLVIISILAGALKDTQNVDPQTKRILSRLVSYDEQSEMTKPMAVPQAKRGLMERIFSGAWKEKHGEQEPEEELATPTPLEQNYVNDGEGLQRRHMVPTTLQLHFFGKRGTGVINYDNFYRFMDNLQTEVLELEFHEFSKGNSVISELDFAKILLRYTYLATDEYDVFLERLLERVKDEKGISFHDFRDFCHFLNNLDDFTIAMRMYTLADRAISKDEFSRAVKICTGYKLSPHLIDTVFAIFDADGDGLLSYKEFIAIMKDRLHRGFKQDVVDPGERLMVAIEVVQPNGEESVAKSEGWDAFKYCVRNEMKTMMKSAN
- the LOC6619035 gene encoding calcium uptake protein 3, mitochondrial isoform X7, producing MAGIVARLTVKNGTIIAQRSSVVVGVGRSARFSSSTSQMGGIPGHKTRRLLTFVGGSAVSMAALAAFIKLRSAENPVNAVSLKRRMRDDSELENVKLTARERRFIKFASVEYDDQLYMTPQDFLDSVVEQEPRPRLKRRQLSSDEVDKYKENTPALKKGSTRLFRNLRDKGIVSYTEYLFLLSILTKPKSGFRIAFNMFDTDGNQRVDKDEFLVIISILAGALKDTQNVDPQTKRIMERIFSGAWKEKHGEQEPEEELATPTPLEQNYVNDGEGLQRRHMVPTTLQLHFFGKRGTGVINYDNFYRFMDNLQTEVLELEFHEFSKGNSVISELDFAKILLRYTYLATDEYDVFLERLLERVKDEKGISFHDFRDFCHFLNNLDDFTIAMRMYTLADRAISKDEFSRAVKICTGYKLSPHLIDTVFAIFDADGDGLLSYKEFIAIMKDRLHRGFKQDVVDPGERLMVAIEVVQPNGEEVSGRRNPQSLCFLAAYHHFCASPPLSFSQ
- the LOC6619035 gene encoding calcium uptake protein 3, mitochondrial isoform X11 codes for the protein MAGIVARLTVKNGTIIAQRSSVVVGVGRSARFSSSTSQMGGIPGHKTRRLLTFVGGSAVSMAALAAFIKLRSAENPVNAVSLKRRMRDDSELENVKLTARERRFIKFASVEYDDQLYMTPQDFLDSVVEQEPRPRLKRRQLSSDEVDKYKENTPALKKGSTRLFRNLRDKGIVSYTEYLFLLSILTKPKSGFRIAFNMFDTDGNQRVDKDEFLVIISILAGALKDTQNVDPQTKRILSRLVSYDEQSEMTKPMAVPQAKRGLNYVNDGEGLQRRHMVPTTLQLHFFGKRGTGVINYDNFYRFMDNLQTEVLELEFHEFSKGNSVISELDFAKILLRYTYLATDEYDVFLERLLERVKDEKGISFHDFRDFCHFLNNLDDFTIAMRMYTLADRAISKDEFSRAVKICTGYKLSPHLIDTVFAIFDADGDGLLSYKEFIAIMKDRLHRGFKVSGRFFDYNEALDAYDEPDYPLFVAWRHRVCRHLDYFIDSDALWH
- the LOC6619035 gene encoding calcium uptake protein 3, mitochondrial isoform X4 → MAGIVARLTVKNGTIIAQRSSVVVGVGRSARFSSSTSQMGGIPGHKTRRLLTFVGGSAVSMAALAAFIKLRSAENPVNAVSLKRRMRDDSELENVKLTARERRFIKFASVEYDDQLYMTPQDFLDSVVEQEPRPRLKRRQLSSDEVDKYKENTPALKKGSTRLFRNLRDKGIVSYTEYLFLLSILTKPKSGFRIAFNMFDTDGNQRVDKDEFLVIISILAGALKDTQNVDPQTKRILSRLVSYDEQSEMTKPMAVPQAKRGLMERIFSGAWKEKHGEQEPEEELATPTPLEQNYVNDGEGLQRRHMVPTTLQLHFFGKRGTGVINYDNFYRFMDNLQTEVLELEFHEFSKGNSVISELDFAKILLRYTYLATDEYDVFLERLLERVKDEKGISFHDFRDFCHFLNNLDDFTIAMRMYTLADRAISKDEFSRAVKICTGYKLSPHLIDTVFAIFDADGDGLLSYKEFIAIMKDRLHRGFKVSGRFFDYNEALDAYDEPDYPLFVAWRHRVCRHLDYFIDSDALWH
- the LOC6619035 gene encoding calcium uptake protein 3, mitochondrial isoform X6; translated protein: MAGIVARLTVKNGTIIAQRSSVVVGVGRSARFSSSTSQMGGIPGHKTRRLLTFVGGSAVSMAALAAFIKLRSAENPVNAVSLKRRMRDDSELENVKLTARERRFIKFASVEYDDQLYMTPQDFLDSVVEQEPRPRLKRRQLSSDEVDKYKENTPALKKGSTRLFRNLRDKGIVSYTEYLFLLSILTKPKSGFRIAFNMFDTDGNQRVDKDEFLVIISILAGALKDTQNVDPQTKRILSRLVSYDEQSEMTKPMAVPQAKRGLMERIFSGAWKEKHGEQEPEEELATPTPLENYVNDGEGLQRRHMVPTTLQLHFFGKRGTGVINYDNFYRFMDNLQTEVLELEFHEFSKGNSVISELDFAKILLRYTYLATDEYDVFLERLLERVKDEKGISFHDFRDFCHFLNNLDDFTIAMRMYTLADRAISKDEFSRAVKICTGYKLSPHLIDTVFAIFDADGDGLLSYKEFIAIMKDRLHRGFKSVAKSEGWDAFKYCVRNEMKTMMKSAN
- the LOC6619035 gene encoding calcium uptake protein 3, mitochondrial isoform X5, which encodes MAGIVARLTVKNGTIIAQRSSVVVGVGRSARFSSSTSQMGGIPGHKTRRLLTFVGGSAVSMAALAAFIKLRSAENPVNAVSLKRRMRDDSELENVKLTARERRFIKFASVEYDDQLYMTPQDFLDSVVEQEPRPRLKRRQLSSDEVDKYKENTPALKKGSTRLFRNLRDKGIVSYTEYLFLLSILTKPKSGFRIAFNMFDTDGNQRVDKDEFLVIISILAGALKDTQNVDPQTKRILSRLVSYDEQSEMTKPMAVPQAKRGLMERIFSGAWKEKHGEQEPEEELATPTPLEQNYVNDGEGLQRRHMVPTTLQLHFFGKRGTGVINYDNFYRFMDNLQTEVLELEFHEFSKGNSVISELDFAKILLRYTYLATDEYDVFLERLLERVKDEKGISFHDFRDFCHFLNNLDDFTIAMRMYTLADRAISKDEFSRAVKICTGYKLSPHLIDTVFAIFDADGDGLLSYKEFIAIMKDRLHRGFKSVAKSEGWDAFKYCVRNEMKTMMKSAN
- the LOC6619035 gene encoding calcium uptake protein 3, mitochondrial isoform X12, coding for MAGIVARLTVKNGTIIAQRSSVVVGVGRSARFSSSTSQMGGIPGHKTRRLLTFVGGSAVSMAALAAFIKLRSAENPVNAVSLKRRMRDDSELENVKLTARERRFIKFASVEYDDQLYMTPQDFLDSVVEQEPRPRLKRRQLSSDEVDKYKENTPALKKGSTRLFRNLRDKGIVSYTEYLFLLSILTKPKSGFRIAFNMFDTDGNQRVDKDEFLVMERIFSGAWKEKHGEQEPEEELATPTPLEQNYVNDGEGLQRRHMVPTTLQLHFFGKRGTGVINYDNFYRFMDNLQTEVLELEFHEFSKGNSVISELDFAKILLRYTYLATDEYDVFLERLLERVKDEKGISFHDFRDFCHFLNNLDDFTIAMRMYTLADRAISKDEFSRAVKICTGYKLSPHLIDTVFAIFDADGDGLLSYKEFIAIMKDRLHRGFKQDVVDPGERLMVAIEVVQPNGEEVSGRRNPQSLCFLAAYHHFCASPPLSFSQ
- the LOC6619035 gene encoding calcium uptake protein 3, mitochondrial isoform X9 yields the protein MAGIVARLTVKNGTIIAQRSSVVVGVGRSARFSSSTSQMGGIPGHKTRRLLTFVGGSAVSMAALAAFIKLRSAENPVNAVSLKRRMRDDSELENVKLTARERRFIKFASVEYDDQLYMTPQDFLDSVVEQEPRPRLKRRQLSSDEVDKYKENTPALKKGSTRLFRNLRDKGIVSYTEYLFLLSILTKPKSGFRIAFNMFDTDGNQRVDKDEFLVIISILAGALKDTQNVDPQTKRILSRLVSYDEQSEMTKPMAVPQAKRGLNYVNDGEGLQRRHMVPTTLQLHFFGKRGTGVINYDNFYRFMDNLQTEVLELEFHEFSKGNSVISELDFAKILLRYTYLATDEYDVFLERLLERVKDEKGISFHDFRDFCHFLNNLDDFTIAMRMYTLADRAISKDEFSRAVKICTGYKLSPHLIDTVFAIFDADGDGLLSYKEFIAIMKDRLHRGFKQDVVDPGERLMVAIEVVQPNGEEVSGRRNPQSLCFLAAYHHFCASPPLSFSQ
- the LOC6619035 gene encoding calcium uptake protein 3, mitochondrial isoform X8 — its product is MAGIVARLTVKNGTIIAQRSSVVVGVGRSARFSSSTSQMGGIPGHKTRRLLTFVGGSAVSMAALAAFIKLRSAENPVNAVSLKRRMRDDSELENVKLTARERRFIKFASVEYDDQLYMTPQDFLDSVVEQEPRPRLKRRQLSSDEVDKYKENTPALKKGSTRLFRNLRDKGIVSYTEYLFLLSILTKPKSGFRIAFNMFDTDGNQRVDKDEFLVIISILAGALKDTQNVDPQTKRILSRLVSYDEQSEMTKPMAVPQAKRGLQNYVNDGEGLQRRHMVPTTLQLHFFGKRGTGVINYDNFYRFMDNLQTEVLELEFHEFSKGNSVISELDFAKILLRYTYLATDEYDVFLERLLERVKDEKGISFHDFRDFCHFLNNLDDFTIAMRMYTLADRAISKDEFSRAVKICTGYKLSPHLIDTVFAIFDADGDGLLSYKEFIAIMKDRLHRGFKQDVVDPGERLMVAIEVVQPNGEEVSGRRNPQSLCFLAAYHHFCASPPLSFSQ